One Homalodisca vitripennis isolate AUS2020 unplaced genomic scaffold, UT_GWSS_2.1 ScUCBcl_8042;HRSCAF=15981, whole genome shotgun sequence genomic window, aaaaaaaaaaaaaaaaaaaaaaaaaaaaaaaaaaaaaaaaaaaaaaaaaaaaaaaaaaaaaaaaaaaaaaaaaaaaaaaaaaaaaaaaaaaaaaaaaaaaaaaaaaaaaaaaaaaaaaaaaaaaaaaaaaaaaaaaaaaaaaaaaaaaaaaaaaaaaaaaaaaaaaaaaaaaaaaaaaaaaaaaaaaaaaaaaaaaaaaaaaaaaaaaaaaaaaaaaaaaaaaaaaaaaaaaaaaaaaaaaaaaaaaaaaaaaaaaaaaaaaaaaaaaaaaaaaaaaaaaaaaaaaaaaaaaaaaaaaaaaaaaaaaaaaaaaaaaaaaaaaaaaaaaaaaaaaaaaaaaaaaaaaaaaaaaaaaaaaaaaaaaaaaaaaaaaaaaaaaaaaaaaaaaaaaaaaaaaaaaaaaaaaaaaaaaaaaaaaaaaaaaaaaaaaaaaaaaaaaaaaaaaaaaaaaaaaaaaaaaaaaaaaaaaaaaaaaaaaaaaaaaaaaaaaaaaaaaaaaaaaaaaaaaaaaaaaaaaaaaaaaaaaaaaaaaaaaaaaaaaaaaaaaaaaaaaaaaaaaaaacaggcaaGAGCAAAACAGAGGCAGCAGAGGAGCAGCAAGCAGAGCAAAGGGAGCAGGCAGGGCAGCAGGGGAGAGGGCAGAAAGAGGAGTCAAGGCAGGAGCAAAGGGGAGGCAGAGTACAGGGAAGGGACAGCAGCAGAAGGGGGCAAGAGAGGGAGGGCAGGAAGGGAGAAAAAGGTGGAGAGCAGGCAGCAAGCAAGCAGGGGGGAGAGCAGCAGGGCAGCAGCAGGAAAGGGGGGGGGAGCGAGGCAAACAGCGGCAGGCAGGAGAGCAGGAGGGGAGCGGCAGGAGGGCAAGGCAGGGGAGGGGCAGGCACAGCAGGGGGAGGGGGCCAGGAAGAGGGACAGAGGGAGGGGGGCAGAGGCAGGGGGGTAGAGAGGACAGGGCCAGGGCAAGAGCAGCAGGGGGCAAAAGAGGGCAAGGACAGGAAAGCGAGCAGGCCCGAGGGGAGGGCAGGGGCAGGGGGGCAGAGCAGGAGGCAAAGGCAGCAAGAGCCCGGCAGCAGGAAAGGCAGCAAGGAGTGGGGCAGCAGGAGCAGCAAAGCAGCAGCAGAGGGGCAGCAAGGGAGAGCAGAAGCAGCAGGCAGAGGGCAAAGCAGCAAGGGAGCAAGCAGCAAAGCAACAGGGGCAGAGGGCAGGGCAGGACAGGCAGCAGCAGGCAGAGCAGGAAGCAGGAGCAGGGGAGGGAGGGCAGCAGCAGAGGCAGGCAACAGAGGCAGAGTCACAGCAGCAGGGAGCACAGCAGAGGCAGGGGGAGGGCAAGAGCAGAGGCAGAGCAGCGAGAGAGCAGGAAGAGCAGGCAGCAGGCAGGCAGCGCAGGACAGGCAGCAGAGGGCAGGAGGAAGAGGCGCAGGCAGGAGACAAGGAAGCAAAGGGGGGAGGCAGCAGAGCAGAGGGGCAGAGGGAAAAGGAAGAGGGCAAAGGGAGGACACACAAAGCAGGCAGGGCAGGGGACAGCAGGCAAGGGAGGGGAGGGCAGAGCACAGGGCAAGGTGCAGCAAAGGGAGCAGAAGCAGGCAGAGCAGCAAAGGGAGGCAGGCAAGGAGCAAACAAAAAGGGGAGCCAGCAGGGCAGGCAAGGGCAGCAGAGGGCAAGGAGGGGCAGGCAGAGGGCAGCAGCAGGGAAGGGAGCAAGGGGCAGAGGCAAGCAAAAAAGGGAAGAGGGCAGCACACAAGGGCAGGACAAGGCAGGGGGAGAAAGGCAGGGCAGGGGAAACACAAGCAAGGGAGCAGCAGGAGGCAGAAAGGGGAGGCAAGCAGCAGGGGGGCAAGGAGAGCAAGGGGCAAGCAAGGGAGGAGGGCAAGGGGGGAAACAGGGCAGGCCAGGAGGCAGCAGCAGGGAGGGCAAGCAGGAGAGCAGCAAAGGAGCAACAGACAGCAGGGGAGCAGCAGGGAGGCAAGCAGGAGGAAGCAGCAGGGAGGGGGGCAAAGGCAAGGCAGCAGAGGCAAGAGCAGCAGCAGGCAGAGAGGCAGAGGGAGGGCAGGCAGAAAGGGCAACAGGGGCAACAGGAAGCAGAGCAGCAAGGAGGAGGGGAAGGCAGACAGCAGCAAGGGAGAGAGGGAAGGAATCAGCAGGGCAGATAGGCAGGGAGGGGAAGAAGCAGCAGACAGGAGAGCAGGGAGAGGAGCACAAGGCAGAGCAGCAGGGAGCAAAGGAGCACAGGAGGCAGGGAGCAAAAGGGGGGGGCAGAGGAGCAGAGCAG contains:
- the LOC124374350 gene encoding ribosome-binding protein 1-like, translated to KKKKKKKKKKKKKKKKKKKKKKKKKKKKKKKKKKKKKKKKKKKKKKKKKKKKKKKKKKKKKKKKKKKKKKKKKKQNRGSRGAASRAKGAGRAAGERAERGVKAGAKGRQSTGKGQQQKGAREGGQEGRKRWRAGSKQAGGRAAGQQQERGGERGKQRQAGEQEGSGRRARQGRGRHSRGRGPGRGTEGGGQRQGGREDRARARAAGGKRGQGQESEQARGEGRGRGAEQEAKAARARQQERQQGVGQQEQQSSSRGAARESRSSRQRAKQQGSKQQSNRGRGQGRTGSSRQSRKQEQGREGSSRGRQQRQSHSSREHSRGRGRARAEAEQRESRKSRQQAGSAGQAAEGRRKRRRQETRKQRGEAAEQRGRGKRKRAKGGHTKQAGQGTAGKGGEGRAQGKVQQREQKQAEQQREAGKEQTKRGASRAGKGSRGQGGAGRGQQQGREQGAEASKKGKRAAHKGRTRQGEKGRAGETQAREQQEAERGGKQQGGKESKGQAREEGKGGNRAGQEAAAGRASRRAAKEQQTAGEQQGGKQEEAAGRGAKARQQRQEQQQAERQREGRQKGQQGQQEAEQQGGGEGRQQQGREGRNQQGR